A genomic region of Zalophus californianus isolate mZalCal1 chromosome 11, mZalCal1.pri.v2, whole genome shotgun sequence contains the following coding sequences:
- the STARD10 gene encoding START domain-containing protein 10 isoform X2 — protein MRPGYWIGWLCTHCVTLGKLAAHPGPRKVASASAAASTLFEPPRRTQESRTRTRAPGLPMEKSAASTEPQGPRPVLGRDSVQVPDDQDFRSFRSECEAEEGWNLTYSKAGVSVWVHAVEMDRTLHKIKCRMECRDVPAETLYDVLHDIEYRKKWDSNVIETFDIARLTVNADVGYYSWRCPKPLKNRDVITLRSWLPMGTDYIIMNYSVKHPKYPPRKDLVRAVSIQTGYLIQSTGPKSCVITYLAQVDPKGSLPKWVVNKSSQFLAPKAMKKMYKACVKYPEWKQKHQPHFKPWLHPEQSPLPSLALSELSVQHADSLENIDESAVTESREERLGGAGGEGSDDDTSLT, from the exons ATGAGACCTGGGTACTGGATAGGATGGCTCTGTACTCactgtgtgacactgggcaagCTGGCTGCCCATCCAG GTCCCAGGAAGGTGGCGTCAGCATCTGCAGCCGCGTCGACGTTGTTTGAGCCTCCGCGGAGGACCCAGGAGAGCCGGACTAGGACCAGGGCCCCGGGCCTCCCCATGGAGAAGTCCGCTGCCTCAACAGAGCCCCAAGGGCCTCGGCCAGTCCTGGGCCGCGATAGTGTCCAGGTGCCAGACGACCAGGACTTCCGCAGCTTCCGGTCAGAGTGTGAGGCCGAGGAGGGCTGGAATCTGACCTACAGCAAGGCCGGCGTGTCTGTGTGGGTGCACGCTGTGGAGATGGATCGGACCCTGCACAAGATCAAG TGCCGGATGGAGTGCCGCGATGTGCCAGCTGAGACACTCTATGACGTGCTACACGACATTGAGTATCGAAAGAAGTGGGACAGCAACGTCATTGAGACTTTCGACATTGCCCGCTTGACAGTCAACGCCGACGTGGGCTATTACTCTT GGAGGTGTCCAAAGCCCCTGAAGAACCGTGATGTCATCACCCTCCGCTCCTGGCTCCCCATGGGCACTGATTACATCATTATGAACTACTCAGTCAAACATCCC AAATACCCGCCTCGGAAAGACTTGGTCCGAGCTGTGTCCATCCAGACGGGCTACCTCATCCAGAGCACGGGGCCCAAGAGCTGCGTCATCACCTACCTGGCCCAGGTGGACCCCAAAG GCTCCTTACCCAAGTGGGTAGTGAATAAATCTTCTCAGTTCCTGGCTCCCAAG GCCATGAAGAAGATGTACAAGGCGTGCGTCAAGTACCCTGAATGGAAGCAGAAGCATCAGCCGCACTTCAAGCCGTGGCTccacccagagcagagcccctTGCCGAGCCTGGCGCTGTCGGAGCTCTCCGTGCAGCACGCGGACTCGCTGGAGAACATCGATGAGAGCGCGGTGACAGAGAGCcgggaggagcgcctgggtggcgcaggcGGCGAGGGCAGCGACGATGACACCTCGCTCACCTGA
- the STARD10 gene encoding START domain-containing protein 10 isoform X1 produces the protein MEKSAASTEPQGPRPVLGRDSVQVPDDQDFRSFRSECEAEEGWNLTYSKAGVSVWVHAVEMDRTLHKIKCRMECRDVPAETLYDVLHDIEYRKKWDSNVIETFDIARLTVNADVGYYSWRCPKPLKNRDVITLRSWLPMGTDYIIMNYSVKHPKYPPRKDLVRAVSIQTGYLIQSTGPKSCVITYLAQVDPKGSLPKWVVNKSSQFLAPKAMKKMYKACVKYPEWKQKHQPHFKPWLHPEQSPLPSLALSELSVQHADSLENIDESAVTESREERLGGAGGEGSDDDTSLT, from the exons ATGGAGAAGTCCGCTGCCTCAACAGAGCCCCAAGGGCCTCGGCCAGTCCTGGGCCGCGATAGTGTCCAGGTGCCAGACGACCAGGACTTCCGCAGCTTCCGGTCAGAGTGTGAGGCCGAGGAGGGCTGGAATCTGACCTACAGCAAGGCCGGCGTGTCTGTGTGGGTGCACGCTGTGGAGATGGATCGGACCCTGCACAAGATCAAG TGCCGGATGGAGTGCCGCGATGTGCCAGCTGAGACACTCTATGACGTGCTACACGACATTGAGTATCGAAAGAAGTGGGACAGCAACGTCATTGAGACTTTCGACATTGCCCGCTTGACAGTCAACGCCGACGTGGGCTATTACTCTT GGAGGTGTCCAAAGCCCCTGAAGAACCGTGATGTCATCACCCTCCGCTCCTGGCTCCCCATGGGCACTGATTACATCATTATGAACTACTCAGTCAAACATCCC AAATACCCGCCTCGGAAAGACTTGGTCCGAGCTGTGTCCATCCAGACGGGCTACCTCATCCAGAGCACGGGGCCCAAGAGCTGCGTCATCACCTACCTGGCCCAGGTGGACCCCAAAG GCTCCTTACCCAAGTGGGTAGTGAATAAATCTTCTCAGTTCCTGGCTCCCAAG GCCATGAAGAAGATGTACAAGGCGTGCGTCAAGTACCCTGAATGGAAGCAGAAGCATCAGCCGCACTTCAAGCCGTGGCTccacccagagcagagcccctTGCCGAGCCTGGCGCTGTCGGAGCTCTCCGTGCAGCACGCGGACTCGCTGGAGAACATCGATGAGAGCGCGGTGACAGAGAGCcgggaggagcgcctgggtggcgcaggcGGCGAGGGCAGCGACGATGACACCTCGCTCACCTGA